The segment GCGAGCTTCTTGATTTCTGGACGCTTTGATTTACTCAGAGCATCCTGCGCCATCGTAACGGCTCCCTCATGGTGCGGAATCATCGCATTAATAAAGCGCAAATCGAACTGATTATCCGCAGCCCCTAAATCCATTCCCATCATCATGCCTTTCATCTGATCAGCCGACATCGGCATCATCTGTCCCATCTTCGAGTCATACGCCATCGGAATGCTATTGGCTTTGGGATACCAGGCTTGCCGCCACTGCTTCATCTCTCCAATCTCTTGATCCTGGGCTTTGATGATATCGGCCGCCAGTTTCTTGATTTCTGGGCGCTTGGATTTTTGCTGCGCCTCTTTTGCCATCTCGACCGCGCCTTGATGATGTGGGGTCATGGCATCAATGAAGCGTAAATCAAAGCTGGCATCGGCTGGACCTAAATCCATCATCATGTTGCCATGATTCATACTGCCGTGATCCATATTGCTATGATCCATTCCCAGCATCGTGCTGGCAGCAGGAGAAGAATTGGTAGCAGGATTTTGTCCAGTTGTGGTGGAACAGGCGGCGAGAGTAGCAATTGCAACGATTCCAACAACGGTTTGGGTCGTCGTTGACTTGAGAGATCGTCTTAAAAATCGAGAATTGAACATGGAGCGTTTCATTGAGAGAGGCTGGAGTAATAGAACCTCTTTATTCTGATCTCTCCAGTCAGATAGAGAGTCAAGGGTTGAGGCTAAGGATTTGATAGAACTATCCCTACCGACTAAAAGAACATACAAAAATAAAATCAGGATGAAATAAAGCGACTCATTCAACTAGAAATCGAATGCCTGACGCTTGGTAGGGGCGACTTCAAGATGTTGAGTTTCAGCTTCAACTTAGGAGAACGAACAATGCCTCATCAGCCATATCAGTCGATTATTAATGCTGCGGTTCACTGCGCTTCCGAATGTGAACATTGTGCCAAGTGTGTCTGACTGATACGGAATGGGCGCGAGTCTGCCAGGATTGCGCTCAACTCTGCTGAACGATCGCGTCTTTTATCAGCCGCAGTTCCCGCTTTATTCCCACGTTGCGCGATCGTGCATCGAAGTCTGTCAAGCCTGTGTCACCGAATGTGAAAAGCATTTGATGTTTGAAGCAAAAAGAACTCTCGGATTTTCGAGGACTTCCTGAAAACCTTAATCTACTGAGGCTTTAGAACGGAGAGAGAGGGATTCGAACCCTCGTTACAGTCACCCGTAAACAGCATTTCCAGTGCTGCGCCTTCAACCACTCGGCCATCTCTCCAAACCATGCAGCTTTTTACGCCGCAGAATTCATATAGTAACAGAACATGTCGCATACTGAATAGAGAAGATTCAAAATTTGTTGATCATCATGCCTGAGTTTCATACTGTTCGTGTTTATCACCGCCAAGAAAATAAATTTTATTCTTTTGAAGTGCCGAGCGATCGCTATATCCTCCAAAGCGGCGAAACCCAAGGCGTTGAACTTCCCTTCTCCTGCCGTAATGGAGCCTGTACCGCTTGTGCGGTGAGAGTTTTATCGGGGCATTTAGAGCAGCCAGAAGCCGTCGGACTCTCACCCGAGTTGAAGCGGCAAGGATATGCATTACTCTGTGTCAGTTACGCAAAATCAGATATCGAAGTCGAAACCCAAGACGAAGATGAAGTGTATGAACTACAATTTGGACGATTCTTTGCGAAAGGACGTGTGAAACGAGGACTGCCACTCGACGAAGAATAGGTCAATGCGATTTGTCTGAATGAGAAATGGTTGCGGTGACTGCATCGACAAAATCTGTCACCGCCTGTACCAAAGGTTTGGGCAAATGCTTTCGGAACCATTGATACACATAAATTAACGTCAAGCCATCGACTTTCTTCTGAGTAAACAATTCTTCTTGCAAATCATTCAAATGCTCCAAGGCTCGATTCTTCAAATCGATTGGAGCCTCTGCATTGACTTGCGCTTTTAACTGATTAAAGTTCTGCTGTAAGGTCTGCAAATCTGCTTGTTCCGCATTCATTTCCGCGATCGAGGAAATGTAAGCGCGATTCTGACTCGTGATCGGAATCACTCGCAGATGCTCTATATACTGCTGCTCTTTGCGGACTTGTTCTAATAATCGTCTGATTTGTAGATTTTCAGGTTCGATCGCTAAGGCTTCTTCTAAGTGAGCGATCGCATCTTGAGTTTCTCCCAAGTTATGCAATTCTTCGCCATAATCGAGCAGCGCTTGAACATAACTATCTCGAACGCGCACCGCATCGACTAAATAAGCACGTTTGTAATATTTTAACGCCTGCCCAAACTCTCGCATTTCCGCCAAACTATCTGCCAGTTCAAATAGCGATTCAAAATGATTGGGATTGAGTCGCAGTGCTTCATTCAACAGGCTGACAATCTTCGGATTCGTGCCGCGCAGCCGCGCAGATTTTGCGGCTTCGTATAAATTTTGGGCTTCTGTATTCAGATCTTCGAGTCCCCGGAATTCTCGCCGCACCGGATGCCGCTGAATCAGCCAACGGCGTACCAGTTCGATCGACACTCGATAGGTCGCCAAAGTCGGAGGCATAGAAAGATGTTTCTGCCCTGGAAGAATTCCCGATCGCACTCCAGAGGTTCTTAACAGTTTCCAGCCCACCAGATTCAACAAGGCTTTGCGGATCGGTTCAGTGAGTTCAACGCCGCATTCGCGCAATAATTGCAACGGCTCGACTTCGCTAAAGTCTAAGCTCGAAATTTCAGGAAACTCCATTTGTCGTGCCCGTGGAACCTCTGCTGCCGCTGAAAAAACGACGCGTTCCGGCAAGGGAATGCCTTCCCAAAACCAACCTAATCCGCCTTCACCGAGTTCGATCGCCCGATCGACAATAAATCGCACATCAGATCGCGTCACTCTCCACCGTTTTTCTGCCCGAGCATTAGAAAAGAGCGCAAAACAGACGACTTGAGTGAAATAGGGATGCCCAGCCGTCAATTCCCAAATTCCATCGATCGCGGCTAAGTCGTATTCTAAAATTCCTTTGGCGGGAATTGTGATCAACTGTTCAGTACTGCGTTGATCGAGAAGCCCTACTTCTTGATTCGGCGCTTCTCGAAACAGACTGAGCATCAAAGGCAAATCTTCTAACTGCCGACCAACGACAGGAATAATGTACAAATTCGGATTGTCATAGACCGCCGTTTGTAAATACCCGAACAGATGCTCGGCTGCTTGCTTGACATCGACATTGTAGAGCGTATCAAACTCATCCAGCAGCAGCACGATATTTTTAACGCCTAATTCGCGCCGCAGGGCTGGAATAAAATTATCGATAAAAATTTGCGGATTTTCGGCAAAAGCCTGAACCGGAGGAACCTGAATCGTCAAGTCAAACTGTTGCACAGAATCGCGTGACAATTCGTGCAGCACCTCAGCCAGCGATTTCCGGCTATCTCCTTCAAGAGAAAGGGGCACAAATGCAAACTCTTTGAGGTCAATTGCTCTGGGAATTTGCGCCAATACCGAAGACTTACCGATGCGGCGATGCCCGTGCAATAAAATCACTTGAGCTGATTGAAGCAAATTGTCTTCGATGAACTCAAATAAGCGATCGCGTCCGAAAAAACGGTCAGGTTCGGTAATAGGACGACCGATAATATATGGATTTCTCCGCTCGATCGAGTAACTCATATCTAAAGCAGTGGCTTACGCCGCTCCGAATTATCCCTGAATGAAACCAATCGGTAGGGCAGATGTAACCTTCCCTAACCAAGACAGAATAGATGGTATTTCTTCTTTATGCTGCCAAAGCCAGCGTATCGCATTGGTCACGGTTTCCGCTTGGCGACGGCTCATGAGATTCAGAAACGTGCGCTGTCGGGCTTGTAACGCTTCTTCGTCACTATTCTCGATCTCTTTGACGACCCACCACTCCATGAGCGAGGAAGCAAAGCGATACTGTTTCTTGCCCTCTTGCACTTGGTAGACCACAACCCCTCGTTCTTCGAGATCCCTTAATTCTCGCTCCTTTTGGCTAAAAATTACATCCGTATCACCGAGGTCATAACGTTTCTTCAGTAGCCGCCCTTTCAAATGGGTCAGTGCGAGGAGCATTAATAACGTCTGTTCGGTATCGTTCGACTGATTCCAGTTGTCTTCAAAATAATGCTCGGTGGCTCGCTGAAATTCTGTAGCGAAGGCATCGCTATCTGGAATACGCTCAGCGCGGAATTCTCGGAACAAAAGGTATCCAGCAACTTGTAAAAGGGCAGGACTGCCATCCGCAATATCGCGAATGCCATCCCGCAGAGCAGGGGTCAACGGCAATCCTCCTAATAGCGAGGCTGCATCGGTTTCACTGAACGGCTTCAAGGGCTGGAATAAGTAATGATTATACCAAGGGGATTCTCCGGGTTTGAGTTTGATCCCCGCTTCATTCAGCCGCCGCAGTGAGGTGACAATGCTGGCGAAATAATCGGATTCTTTGGAGTGAGAGGCGAGATTCCGACAATCGCTTAAGAAATCGCTGGCATCATCTTCGGTGTAGTTTGCTGTAGGACGAAGCGCGACATCGTAATCGTCGATCAGGAGTAAGAGGAATTTATTGCGATCGCCAATCATGCGGAGAATCGATCGTAAACAATCTTTACTTGCAGTTCGTCGCTCAATAAATTTATCGACTTCGGCAGCAATTTCTGGTTCATTCGCGAGGGCATCTTTCAAGATCACAAAGACTTCGTGCCAAAAGTTTTCCGCGGTGAACGGAGTCACGCCCAGGCAACTGAGCAGCACAACGACTGCCTGAGTCGGATCATGCCCCCGAAACTTCCAAGTTTGCGGCGCAGCGATCATATTGAGAAACGACGTTTTCCCAATTCCAGAGCCGCCCCAAACTGCGAGGTGTCCCCGACTGAGAATTTGATCGAATGCCGTTTCGATTTCTCCTGTCCGCCCGATAAACAGTAAGGGCGAAACAGGTTTTCCTGGCACGTACGGATTTCGTAAAAATGGAGAGTCGGGCATATCAGGTCATCGATCAGGCTTTTTTCGATCGTACCTGTGATTTCCTTAACCGAGGCAAACTTCCGCCGAATTAACTAGGGTGGGGAGTGGGGAGTGGGAGAGTGGGGAATAGTTTAGTTCGCCCCATTCCCCATCTTCTAAATCTCCTCATCCGCTCCAATCCCCAGGTATAGACGTACAAATTCCGACGCAGCCTTTGGATTAATTGACTTGAGGGCTTTGTAAATTTCGACGACCACTTCTGCTAATGGATCACGCTCACCGCGCAACCACCGACTAAAGTTTGATCGATTCACACCCATAATTGCAGACAATTGATACTGCGTGATGCTGTGAGATTCCAGCACCTGCTTCAATGCACTCCCCGCTTTCGACATGCTCTGTGCTGACTAACAACAATAGATGAAATGACTATATAATTTTTTACCTCTCCTGGAAAGTAAAATCGAGTATCACTTATCACGGAACGATGATTTTTCTACGAGAGTCGATACTTCATCCAGGCTCCTAACATCGGGAGTGCAATCCGATATCCTAGCTCTGCTCCGTAAACTAAACCTTTCTGCTCCAAACTTGCCAGCGCCCCCTGTAAGCCTCCGCCTCGGGATAAGTTATGTTTCTGAATATATTCACGCGCATGGGGACTGTCGGTTGGATCGAGCGCTAAGCTTTCTAACACCCGCACTTGGCTGTGTGGGAGTAATAAAATTAATGATTCAAACGTGACTGAGAGATCTTCGATTAATGCGATCGCACTTCTTTCCACATGGTGGGGCTGCACAATCGTTTCTGCTTCCAATCGAATCCGGCGCGCCAACGTAATCGCATCGCCAAAATGCCCTTGTACATAGTTCAGAAACACCGCTACGCTTTCTGGCTCAAATTTTAATTTCTCAGCCGCCATTGCTTCGATGAGCCAAGTTTGTAACACTTCATCTGGGAGCGGACTCAGCGAGAGTACTCGCAACTCATCCGGTTCTGACCAACGCTCTGCGACCGTCGCGATCAGTGCGTAGCTCACCCGGCTCTGTCGCTGGACTTCCTGGCGCAAATATTGCTCCCATTTGTTGGAGCGATCGAATGATTTCAAATGCGGGAAGTTCTGAAATACAATCACCACCCGACTGTCGAGCCACTCGGCTAGAGCCTGCGGCAAGGTCAGTAGTGCCTCAAACAATGTCCATTCCTTGCCCGGTACAGGGTGCCAAACTAGTTGAGTTCGTCCCTGTTGCGATCGCAAAATGAAGGGATGCTCCTTACTCCAACGATCGATAAACGCTAGTTCCTCTGGAGACTTGAACGTCTGAATAATCGCTTCTGCCAGCAATTCAAGAAATCGAGAATAGTTCGTCGCGCGCAGGCAATCGATTTCTAGTACTCTTGCACTACAAGCCTGAGCAGCTGCACGCATGAGTGTTCGTCTACCGATACCTGGAACCCCTGCTAAGAGAATGTCATGATCACCCAACAAAATTTGGCTGACCTGCTCTAGTTCAGCGTGTCGTCCAATCAGTTGAGAAAAAGAAAAGGGATGACTCACTGCAAATCTCTACTACAAATCTCTACGAATAGAGGGTTCACAAAGCGCTCGAAACGCAGTAATGTCTAGACTCTATCATCTAGCTTTAAAGATAATACTATTTAATAGTGCCATATTCTACGCTTTAGCACTATGATAAGGTGCTGTAGGTCATTATTCCTCAACCTCTTCAGTCTATGTCTGGTCATTCACTTCCATCGCCAAACACGGCTTGGCATACGCTCGATACTGTTGGATCACTGGCGACGTTAAATAGCGATCGCACCACAGGATTAAGTGAGCAAGAAGCCGCCACTCGCCTAGAACAATACGGAACGAACGAACTCGAAGAATCTGGGGGTCGTAGCTCCTGGGAAATTCTGATCGACCAATTTAAAAACGTCATGCTCCTGATGCTGATCGGAGTGGCGTTAGTGTCTGGGATTTTGGATATCATCGCCCTGACGCAAGGAAATCTCAAACCCGGTGAAGTTCCTTTCAAAGATACGATCGCGATTTTAGCGATCGTGGTTTTAAATGGAGCACTCGGTTACATCCAGGAAAGTCGAGCAGAACAAGCATTAGCCGCCCTGAAACAGCTTTCTTCGCCGCGAGTTCGTGTCTTACGCGGTGGGCGAGTCAGCGAAGTCGATTCTAAATATTTAGTGCCAGGCGATGTGATGCTCGTCGAAGCCGGGACGCAAGTCTCCGCAGATGGTCGAATTCTAGAAGCCGCAAACTTGCAAATTCGAGAAGCTGCCCTGACAGGGGAAGCAGAAGCCGTTAGCAAGAATGCGAACATCACCGTCAAAGAAGATGCGATGCCTGCCGATCGCATTAACATGACCTACCAAGGAACTGAGGTTGTGAATGGTCGCGGAACGGTTTTGGTGACGGGAACCGGAATGCGGACTGAGTTAGGAAAAATTGCCGCACAGATTCAAGGAGTCGAATCAGAACCAACGCCGTTGCAACGACGCATGGATCAACTGAGCCAAGCTCTAGTAACAGGTGCCTTAATCTTAGTTGCGATCGTGGTCGTCGGTGGGTTGCTGATCAGTCGCAACTTTGGGTTGCTGCAGAATTTGCTGCAAACGTCTTTAAGTATGGCAGTTGCGGTTGTACCGGAAGGATTGCCTGCGGTGATCACGGTGACCTTAGCGATCGGAACTCAGCGCATGGTACGCCGCAATGCGCTGATTCGTAAGTTGCCTGCTGTTGAAACATTAGGTTCTGTCACGACGATTTGTTCGGATAAGACTGGAACCTTGACCCAAAACAAAATGGTCGTGCAATCGCTGCATACGATTAGTGCTAGCCCGAAAATTACAGGGCAAGGCTATGCACCCGATGGCGAATTTCTGCTCGATGGCACAAAGATTATCCCTGCAGAACAGCCGGAATTTAGAGCTTTACTCCTTGCTTGTACAGTGTGTAATGACTCGATTCTGCAACAAGAAGCGGGAGAATGGATCATCCTAGGCGATCCGACTGAAGGAGCATTACTTACGGCTGCTGCAAAAGCAGGATTGGAACGAGATCAGTGGAATAGTAAACTGCCACGGGTCGCAGAGTTTCCGTTCTCGAGCGATCGTAAACGAATGAGTGTGATCGTTGAAGATGCAGCAGGCTTGTTGCAATCTGAGACAGATTTCTTAGCAACACCTTATCTGATGTTTACTAAGGGGTCGCCTGAGATTGTTTTAGAGCGCTGTCAACAGATTCAAGTTGGCGATCAGGTTGAGCCAATCACTCAAGTTCAGCGCAGCCAAATTTTAGAGCGCAATAATGAACTTGCTGGAAACGGTTTGCGTGTGTTGGGCTTTGCTTACAAGCCTTTGCAAGGAGTTCCATCTGAAACCGATGAAGAAGGGGCAGAACAGGACTTAGTTTGGTTAGGCTTAGTCGATATGTTGGATGCGCCTCGTCCTGAAGTTCGAGAAGCAGTCAAACGCTGCCGGACTGCTGGAATTCGCCCTGTGATGATTACAGGAGATCACCAATTAACGGCAAGCGCGATCGCTCAAGATCTAGGCATTGCTAAACCGGGTGATGAAGTTCTCATTGGACGTGAACTAGAAGCAATGAGCCAGCAAGAACTCGAATCGCATGTCGATCGTGTGAGTGTCTATGCGCGTGTGGCTCCAGAACATAAACTCCGGATTGTTCAAGCGTTGCAAAAGACGGGGCAGATTGCTGCGATGACCGGAGATGGGGTGAATGATGCTCCGGCTCTGAAGCAAGCAGATATCGGGATTGCGATGGGCATTACTGGAACTGATGTCAGTAAAGAAGCCTCTGACATGGTGTTGTTGGATGATAACTTTGCCACGATCGTTTCTGCGACAGAAGAAGGTCGGGTGGTCTATACCAATATTCGACGATTTATCAAGTACATTCTGGGATCGAATATTGGGGAAGTAATTACGATCGCAGCTTCTGTGGTCTTGATTCCGGCAGTTGCAGCGACAGGAAGTGTTCCGTTGACTCCATTGCAAATTTTGTGGATGAACCTAGTAACCGATGGTTTGCCCGCTTTAGCTTTAGCAGTTGAGCCTGCGGAACCCAATGTGATGAACCGTCCGCCGAATCATCCGGGTGAAAGCATCTTTGCACGGGGCTTAGGTGCTTACATGATCCGGATTGGGATTATCCTTGCGATTCTCTCAGTTGCAACGATGGTGTGGGCTTATGACTGGACGACGAAGAATACAGCAGGTGGATTAGATCCAGATCGTTGGAAGACGATCGTGTTTACAACGCTGTGTTTAGCTCAGATGGGACATGCGATCGCGATTCGATCGAATAGTCGATTGACGATTGAATTGAATCCGTTTACGAATCTCTATGTCTGGGGTGCAGTTGTTCTGACTTCAATTCTGCAATTGGCGTTGGTGTATGTTGAACCGTTGCGGAGATTCTTTGGCACGCATTATCTGCCGTTTGATGAACTGATGGTTTGTGTGGGCGTGAGTGCGTTGATGTTTGTGTGGATTGAAATGGAGAAACTATTCATCCGTTTCTATTTCAGCAAGAAGCGCTAGCAACAACCGAAACCCTAGTAGTAATGCCTCTCGAATCCTGTTCGGGAGGCATTTGATTTTGAAGTGATTTTTTCTGGATAGAATGAGGGCATCAATAGAGGCATTCAGTGATGAAATCCGAAGTCACAGTCAACTCCAAGTCTTTATACGATACCGACTATCAACTGTGGATAGACCAAACTGTTGCCCAATTGAAAGCACAAGAATTTAGAGAGATTGATCTGGAGAATCTGATTGAGGAGATCGAGAGTTTGGGCAGAAGTGAAAAACACGCCATGTCGAGCTATCTAATGCGGCTGTGCGAACATCTCCTTAAGATCAAATACTGGGAATCTGAACGAGAAACCTGTTTTAGAGGGTGGGATATAGAAGTTGCTAATTTCCGGTTGCAGATTCAAGAGCTTCTGGAGACGAGTCCAAGCTTGAAATCGTTTTCGCAGGATATTTTTTCTAAGCAGTACAAAAATGGCAGAAAGCTTTTTCTCAAGGCAAGCCAATTGAGTGACAAGCTAGTTCCTGTAGAGCCTTGGTTTACTCTAGAGCAAGCTTTAGAAGAAGATTGGCTTCCCTGGCAACCTGAATCATTTGATAGATGAGTAAAGCAAAGCGATCGCATCTATCCAGACACGATCGCTTCACTCGGTCGAGTCGTTCTCTGCCCCAAAATCTGAATTTTGACTCTTCCCGATGGACCAAGTGTCACTCCCCGACGACGCGGAACTTCAGGACGACTATCAGCTAACGCAAGCTGATACTGAGACAAAACTGTTGCTAGCACAAGCTTCATTTCAGCCACAGCGAGTGCTTCCCCAATACAGCGCCGCGCCCCACCCCCAAACGGCATAAACTCAAACGGAGAAAACTGTCGTTCTAAAAAGCGCTCTGGTCGAAACTCGTGCGAATTTGGATACAGATCTTCCCGGTGATGCAGTAGATAAATACAGCCCACAACCGACATCCCCGGCTCAAGTGGATACCCCAACAGTTCTACAGGTTCGGTGACAATTCTAGTAAAAGTCAACATCGCAACCGGATAGAGCCGGAGCGTTTCATTGCAAACTGCACTCAGGTAAGGTAATCGAACGATCGACATCGGATCAGGATTCGCACCGAGCGCATCCAGTTCTTGCAGCAGTTTTTCGCGCACTTCTGGTTGATGATGAACCCAGTACAGTGCCCATGCCATCGCTGTTGCAGTCGTTTCATGCCCTGCAAACAGTAACGTCATCAGTTCATCTCGGAGTTCTGAATCACTCAGTGGCTGACCGTCTTCATCTCGCGTTTCCATCAGTAAGGAGAGAATATCAACGCGATCGCGAAGATCTTGCTGACGGCGATCGGCAATTTCGGCATAAAGCAATTTATCAATGTTCGATCTAGCGCGCAAAAATCTTCCCCAAGGCATCCAAGTTCCCAAATCTTGCTGCATCCAGGGGAAAAACAGAAAACTCGCACCTAAAGGATTGCGAAACAGTTCGCACATTTGCGTAATCGACGCTCTCAGTTGCTCAAACCGTTCGCCCTCGCAGACTCCAAACACCGCTTCTAAAATCACTTGTAGCGAGATTTCTTGCATCATCGATCGCGCATTCAACGGTTGGGCGAGCGCGCATTGACTCATCACTTTCTCGGTTAACTGACAAATCAACTTCCCATAAGCCCGCATTCGTTCCCCATGAAAAGGAGGCATCAAAAGTTGCCGTCGGCGCTTATGGCGATCTCCATCTAGCATAATCACCGAAGCATCGCCAATCAGTGGCGAGAGAATGCGATTGACTTCACCTGGAGCAATAAACCGTTTACGATCGCTGGTGAGAATCTCTTGAATCGCCTGCGGATGATTGATAAAAACTAAATGCTTCCCGCCCAAAATTGGTGCTGAGAAAATATCAGGATATTGCTGAGCCGACTTTTCCATATAACCGACTGGATCAGCAACCCAATGCAAGGTCTGAAGTAATGACGGCGCACGTAGCACATTTGGTAGATTCATCAGTCCCTCGACCATTCAGAATTTGATGGGAACGGTCTATATGGTAACTGGAGGAGCGATCAACCTTCAAATCTTCGATTGATCTTTCGATTTAGCGATCGCTGCTCAAATCCAGAACGGCAGTTTCTTCATCTTTGGTACACTTGGTAAGACTTTGCCCAAGCCAATCATGTACCTGCGCTCTCTGCATCTTCGTCACTTTCGGAATTACCTCGATCAGCAGGTCGATTTCACTTCCTCCAAGACCATTTTGCTGGGAAACAATGCACAGGGGAAATCGAACGTTCTTGAAGCGGTTGAATTGTTGTCGTCATTGAAATCGCATCGGACTTCTCGCGATCGCGATTTGATCTACGACGGTGAAACGCTTTCTCAAATTACCGGACACCTGAAACGCGAAACGGGAGAAACCGAACTGACGATTACGTTACGAGAAAACGGGCGGCGCACCGTGTCACAAAACGGTATGTCTTTGCGCCGACAGCTTGATTTTCTTGGCACGTTGAATATGGTGCAATTCTCTAGTCTCGATCTCGATCTGGTGCGAGGTGGACCCGATCAGCGCAGACATTGGATTGATGGGCTACTCGTTCAGCTTGAACCTGTTTATGCCTATGTGCTTCAGCAATACACTCAGGTTCTAAGGCAGCGCAATGCTTTGTTAAGAGCGCGCTTGCGAGAAGAAAGTGAAGGCAGATCGATCGAAGCTCCAGATTTAGCTCTGTGGGATGCTCAACTCGCGATCGCAGGTTCGCGCGTGATTCGCCGCCGAGCTAGAGTACTCGATCGCTTAGTGCCGTTTGCCGAGGAATGGCATCAAGCGATTAGTGGCAGTACTGAAAAACTAGAAATTCGCTACGCCCCGAATGTCCAAGCAGAGCAAGATACGCCAGAAGCCTTGCAGCAGGCATTTTTAGAGAAAATTCAGGCGAGAGCGATCGCAGAACAACATCAAGGCACAACTTTAGTCGGCGCACATCGCGACGAGATTGAATTTTTGATCAATCAAACCCCTGCTCGTCAGTACGGTTCACAAGGGCAACAGAGAACATTAGTTTTAGCATTGAAGTTAGCAGAACTGAAACTGATCGAAGATGTAATCGGTGAGCCACCGTTATTACTGTTAGATGATGTATTAGCAGAATTAGATCTAAATCGACAAAATCAATTGCTCGATGCGATTCAGGATCGGTTCCAGACTTTGATCACGACGACTCACTTAGGATCATTTGATGCCCAGTGGATTGATTCGGCTCAAATTTTGGAAGTGAAAGCAGGACATCTGTTTGAGCAGAGTGTGCGGCGCGAGCAGTCGGAGTTTTTGCAAAATTCTGATTTCTAAATTTGAGTTTCGTCGGAAATCTCTCCATAGGATCGGATGCGTTTCTGGGAATTTGGTTCTAAGGTAGAGATTGGCAAGATCGGCTTTAGGAGCTTTATTTATGCTTGAGTTATATCAATTTGAGATGTCACATTATGCGGAAAAGGTGCGGCTGATTCTCGATTACAAAGGACTTCCCTATCGTAAAGTTGAGGTCACACCGGGAATTGGGCAGATTGAACTCTTTCAAATGTCAGGACAGAGAAAGGTTCCCGTGCTGAAAGATGGAAGTGAAATTATTGCTGATTCGACTGCGATCGCGGAATATCTCGATCGAAAATATCCCGAAAATCCAATTATCCCATCTGATCCAAAGCAAAAAGGTCTATGTCTGCTGATCGAACAGTGGGCAGATGAGTCGTTAGGGTTGAATGCCCGGAAAGGATTAATCGGATCGCTTTCGCAAAATCAAAGTTTTCGCACAGCCGTACTACCTACTTCGACTCCAGATATTTTGAAGAATTTGGTCGGAGCAATTCCGGGTGATTTTCTTGGGATTTTAGGCGTGGGAGTCGGCATGGGTCCAGACACAGTGAAAGAAGCAACCGATGCACTGAAACGCAGTTTGACGGCTCTTTCGTTTATGTTGACTGAGCAACCCTACTTGGTCGGTGATTCGCCGACGCTGGCAGATTTTGCGGTGGCTGGATTGTCGATGTATGTCAAGTTTCCAACAGGCGCATATTTAGATATTCCTGAATCGCTCAAAGGCAAGGGTGTCGCTGGTATTGCAGATGTGAGCATCTTCGACCCGTTCTTTAACTGGCGAGATAAGCTCTACGCTGATTTTCGCCAGACTTCAACGAGTAGTTACACGCCTCCAAGCGGATCAGCACCGACTTCGATCAATATTGACTAATGGCTTTGATACCCTGGTGATCAGAGTTGCCAGGGTATTCTCGATATTCAATGGTTGAGACAAAGAGTAACCTATAGTTAGCGATATGCGGCGAGGATAAAATGACAACGCAGCGAGAGCAATTGATTCAAGAAATACAAGAAGCCTCTGATCCCGTGATTGCTGAAG is part of the Leptolyngbya boryana PCC 6306 genome and harbors:
- the recF gene encoding DNA replication/repair protein RecF (All proteins in this family for which functions are known are DNA-binding proteins that assist the filamentation of RecA onto DNA for the initiation of recombination or recombinational repair.); this encodes MYLRSLHLRHFRNYLDQQVDFTSSKTILLGNNAQGKSNVLEAVELLSSLKSHRTSRDRDLIYDGETLSQITGHLKRETGETELTITLRENGRRTVSQNGMSLRRQLDFLGTLNMVQFSSLDLDLVRGGPDQRRHWIDGLLVQLEPVYAYVLQQYTQVLRQRNALLRARLREESEGRSIEAPDLALWDAQLAIAGSRVIRRRARVLDRLVPFAEEWHQAISGSTEKLEIRYAPNVQAEQDTPEALQQAFLEKIQARAIAEQHQGTTLVGAHRDEIEFLINQTPARQYGSQGQQRTLVLALKLAELKLIEDVIGEPPLLLLDDVLAELDLNRQNQLLDAIQDRFQTLITTTHLGSFDAQWIDSAQILEVKAGHLFEQSVRREQSEFLQNSDF
- a CDS encoding glutathione S-transferase family protein, with the protein product MLELYQFEMSHYAEKVRLILDYKGLPYRKVEVTPGIGQIELFQMSGQRKVPVLKDGSEIIADSTAIAEYLDRKYPENPIIPSDPKQKGLCLLIEQWADESLGLNARKGLIGSLSQNQSFRTAVLPTSTPDILKNLVGAIPGDFLGILGVGVGMGPDTVKEATDALKRSLTALSFMLTEQPYLVGDSPTLADFAVAGLSMYVKFPTGAYLDIPESLKGKGVAGIADVSIFDPFFNWRDKLYADFRQTSTSSYTPPSGSAPTSINID